The genomic window ATATCTATGTGAGGTATATTAATATACTTTTATAGTATTAACTTGTGTTTTCGTTATGGGGTAAAGATTAAGTGATTGATATTGATAAAGATAACTTTGCAACCATAAGTGATCGAGTAATGTATCAAATTCGGCATGACATTTTATGTGGTGAATTTGAAGCTGGACAGAAACTTATTCTGAGTGAATTAAAAGAACGCTACCAAGTAGGTGGTACACCTTTGCGAGAAGCGATGGTGCAACTATCGTGGCAAAAATACGTAACAATGAAGCCACAAAAAGGTTTTTGGGTTGCGAAAGTATCGCTTGATGAATTACGAGGAATTTTAAAAACTCGATTAGCATTAGGTCATGTGGCTTTGCAAGATGCTATTAAAAAAGGGGATGAGGCTTGGGAATTACAGATTCTAACTGCTTTTCATAAACTAAATCGCTTAGATCCAGAATCAGCATTATTTGATTATGATGAATGGGAATTACGCCATAAAGAGTTTCATTTATCTTTAATTTCGTGTGAAGGTTCTGAATTTATTAGGAATATGATTTCACATATTTACGATCAACAAGAACGTTATCGTCATTTTTTATTAAATGCTCGTTTGTCGCCTGAGAAACAGTACCATGATAATGGAGAACATGAAGCTCTGATGAAAGCAGTATTAGCACGTGATACTGAATTATCATGTCAGTTATTAGAAGAACACAGTGAACGTTTATATCGTCTACTTGAAGCAGCACCATCATTACAAGCATTGCTACATTTACCCAATAATAAGACCATTTGGTAATCATAGCTGCTATTGATTGTTCATTGATTAAGTTATAGGGATTAGCTTAATCAATTTTTATCTACTCGCAATAATTAAAGTGTGTGATGGCATTTTTCTAATGACGCCATGAAGTTGAAATGCTAATTTAAATTCATGCCTCTATAAACGGAATTTGCTTAATGTTTTCACAACTTTCTCCTGCACAACCTGATCCCATATTGTCATTATCGTTAATTTATAATGCTGATCAGCGCGATCATAAAATGGATCTAGGTATTGGTGTTTATCGTAATAATCACGGCCAGACTCCCATTATGGCCGCTATTTCTCAAGCTGAACAACGTTTACTTCAAACCCAAACCACAAAATCTTATGTGGGTCTTGCGGGGAGTGAAGTTTTTAATCAATGCATGATTGATCTGCTATTAGCCGATACTTCCGCGCATAGCCGCACTGCGGGGGTTCAAACTCCTGGTGGTAGTGGTGCATTACGCATGCTGGCTGATCTAATGCATGTTGCAAATGCCAATACAACTGTATGGTTAACTGATTTAAGTTACGTTAACCATCGACCT from Photobacterium toruni includes these protein-coding regions:
- a CDS encoding GntR family transcriptional regulator, which codes for MIDIDKDNFATISDRVMYQIRHDILCGEFEAGQKLILSELKERYQVGGTPLREAMVQLSWQKYVTMKPQKGFWVAKVSLDELRGILKTRLALGHVALQDAIKKGDEAWELQILTAFHKLNRLDPESALFDYDEWELRHKEFHLSLISCEGSEFIRNMISHIYDQQERYRHFLLNARLSPEKQYHDNGEHEALMKAVLARDTELSCQLLEEHSERLYRLLEAAPSLQALLHLPNNKTIW